A stretch of Brassica rapa cultivar Chiifu-401-42 chromosome A08, CAAS_Brap_v3.01, whole genome shotgun sequence DNA encodes these proteins:
- the LOC103835959 gene encoding protein TIFY 11A, whose amino-acid sequence MSRNEDGEAPPPEKSNFTRRCSLLSRYLKEKGSFGNIDLGLVRKPGPDLGLPGNSDQQEKQNVMHKANSELKALNVLGEPSSSFGGKAKATNLSEPSEPISSQLTIFFGGKVLVYNEFPSDKAKEIIQVAKEAKSVTDINIQTQINVQKDHNKSNIVLPDLNEPTDTADVNQQQQQQNQLVERIARRASLHRFFAKRKDRAVARAPYQVNQNGGGHHYPPKPETVPGQQLEQGQSSQPQRPAQPKPECDKDMLMEVKEEGQCSKDLELRL is encoded by the exons ATGTCAAGAAATGAAGATGGTGAGGCACCACCGCCGGAGAAGTCCAACTTCACCCGGCGATGTAGTTTGCTCAGCCGTTACTTGAAGGAGAAGGGTAGTTTCGGTAATATAGATCTTGGATTGGTCCGAAAGCCTGGTCCGGATCTCGGGTTACCCGGAAACTCTGATCAACAAG AGAAACAAAATGTGATGCATAAGGCAAATTCGGAACTCAAAGCCCTTAATGTCTTAGGCGAACCCTCTAGTTCATTTGGAGGCAAAGCCAAAGCTACCAATCTCAG TGAACCATCAGAGCCAATTAGTTCTCAGCTGACAATATTCTTTGGAGGAAAAGTTCTAGTATACAATGAGTTTCCTTCAGACAAAGCTAAAGAGATAATACAGGTAGCAAAAGAAGCCAAGTCTGTGACTGATATTAACATTCAGACACAAATCAATGTCCAAAAGGACCACAACAAAAGCAACATAGTTCTTCCTGATCTCAACGAGCCCACAGATACTGCGGATGTCaatcaacagcaacaacaacaaaaccaGCTCGTGGAACGTATAGCACGTAGAGCTTCCTTACATCGCTTCTTTGCTAAACGTAAAGACAG GGCTGTGGCTAGAGCTCCATACCAAGTTAACCAAAATGGTGGTGGTCATCATTATCCTCCGAAGCCAGAGACTGTACCTGGTCAACAGCTAGAGCAGGGACAGTCGTCACAACCACAACGACCGGCTCAACCCAAACCAGAATGTGATAAAGATATGTTGATGGAAGTTAAGGAAGAAGGCCAGTGTTCGAAAGATCTCGAACTTAGGCTATAA